Genomic window (Granulicella arctica):
TCCTGCATATTAGTACCCCTTTCCGTCTTGTTAGGGGTGTGTTCCAACGCCGCAACGCGTCCGACTGAAGCGGCTGAACTTTCACCAGAATTGGTCGCCAACGAAGCCGCAGTGGCAATCGTTCCGGCGATGAATGTTCTACGAGTCGTCATGTGAAAAGCCTACCCAAACCGGCAAAGTTTCCTGTTTGCTACGGTCGATGACGTGGCACGAGGGGAGGCATTGGTGGCTCTTCCTCGCGCCGCCTGGAGATGGTCAGAGAAGTCAGGCCTTGATGAAGGCGAGTACATCAGCGTTAACCTGATCGGCGAAGGTGGTGCAAAGCCCATGCGGCTGACCAGGGTAAATCTTCAGCGTGGAGTTCTTGACCAGCTTGGCGGTGAGAGGCGACGAAATCTGCAAAGGGACAATTTGATCGTCGTCGCCCTGCAGAATCAATGTTGGGATTGTGATCTTCTTAAGATCCTCCCGAAAATCCGTCTCGGAAAATGCCTTGATTGAGTCCAGTTCGCCTTTCACAGAACCCAACATTCCCTGAAGCCAGAAGGAATTCCTGATGCCTTCCGAAACCTTCGCGTCCGGTCGGTTATAACCATAGAACGGAACGGAAAGACCACGGAAGAACTCGGCCCGATTGTTCACAACGCCTTGTCGCAGCCCGTCAAAGACCGACATGGGAGCTCCGGGATGATCGGGAGTTTCGAGCATAAACGGCGTCACAGCTGAGATGAGGACTGCTTTCGATATGCGCTTGCTTCCGTGCCGGCCAAGGTACCGGGCAACTTCGCCCCCGCCGGTCGAATGGCCGACCAGAACAGCGTCCTTCAAATTCAATTTCTCGATCAGCTCCGAAAGATCGTCGGCATAAGTATCCATATCATTCCCGTTCCAGGACTGACCGGAACGGCCGTGGCCCCGACGATCGTGAGCGACGACCCGATACCCTTGCTCGCCGAAGAAGAGCATCTGCGCATCCCAGGCATCTGCTGTTAGCCGCCAACCATGTGAGAAGACAATGGGCTGACCGGTGCCCCAGTCTTTGTAGTAGATGGATGTTCCGTCTTTGACTTTGAGCATGTCCAATGAATCCTCTCCGGAGTGTGGCCTCGAAGGAGAGTCCCCCGTGCCGTGTTGTGAAGCGAAAGACTTAAGCGGAAGCGCCAATGATGTAGCCATCGCAGCGCCGCCGATCAGAATAGTTCTGCGTGAAAACTGGCTTTGAACATCAACTTGTTGAACGCGATCTTCACCCTCTTCTCGCAAAGTTTTCTCAAGGTTTGACATGTCGTTCTCCTGGGATTCGGCGCGTTAGACATTGATGTCGACGATCAGTAGCCTTGATGATTGAGCATGGCGCGTTGCGGAAAGCTTTGAGGTGTTTCACCCCAGATGACCGCTTCTAACTGATCTCCAACCTACCGGAAGAGCAAGCAATCCTCTTTCTGATTGCAACTGTATTTTGACGAATACAGCTTCGATGTTTCGGCGAGATCCCCGCTCTCAACCGACCGCGCGAGTGCGGCTGGAGAAGTGTGGATTAGTCCTTTCTTTCGACAAAACCCAGCCGCTTTGGCAAAGAGAGATCATGCGATTCGGCTCTATGGTCACTACAGATGGCTGTGGCCGTCATCAGCCGGGACCAGCCTCGCCAAAACCAAAAAGCAGTCAGGAGATTCTTATGAGTGTAAAAAGCCAAGAAACAATCCAGGATGCAGATAACCTGAAAATATTCTTTCGGTCCTGGCGCCCTGAAACGAAAGCCCGCGCCACCATAGTCATCGTGCCTGGATTCAACGCCCATAGCGGTTACTACGAAGACGTAGCCGAGCACCTCGTTGCCGACGGCCTCTCCGTGTACGCCGTGGATCTTCGTGGCAGAGGTAACTCTGAAGGCGAACGCTTCTTTGTTGAATCGTTCGATGACTACGTGAGTGACGTTGAGGCCGTCATGGAGATCGTGAAAACCCGTGAACCGGCCTTTCCGATGTTCATGCTCGGTCATAGCGCCGGAGGTGTCGTCGCGTGCCTTTACACCCTCGATCACCCAGCGGATCTTACGGGACTGATCTGCGAGAGCTTTGCCCATGAACTACCCGCTCCCGAGTTCGTCCTGTCAGTCTTCAAGGGACTGAGTCATCTCGCCCCTCACGCACACATCCTTCATCTTCCGAATGAGCGATTCTCAAGGGATCCTGTTGCTGTAGCGGCGATGAACAACGATCCGCTGATCGAGAACGAGACTCAGCCTACACAGACCATGGCCGCGATGGTTCGGGCGGACGAACGCCTTAAGCAGGACTTTCCCCAGATCACATTGCCTGTTCTTATTCTCCACGGAACAGAAGATAAGAACACACGGCCAAGTGGTAGCCAGCACTTTTACGACAATGCTGGCTCTTCTGACAAGACCCTCAAGTTCTACGACGGCGGATTCCACGACCTTCTCAACGATGTGGATAAGGATGTGGTTCTGGCCGACATCATCGCCTGGATCAATGGTCATCTGGTTGCGACGGCACACATTCCCGAAGAGCTCCCCGCACTTGCGCATTGATGTGTTGTGACCAACGTTATGCGCCCCTTTCCTCTGCCGCGCTGCGTTTTCGCCGCGTGGCAGTTTTATCCTTGTCCCCTGGGTCAGAGCGATGAAGCCCTAGGATCGATGCTTCTGCCCGCACAGGCAGGAGATCCCGTTGCTCATCAGCTCCTCTCTGCGATGAAGCGCGACGAGATCAATGGAAAGGAAGTTTGTTATGAATGTGGAGAACTACGAAAACGTCGTCATCGGCAGCGGCGAGGGTGGCAAGTACCTCGCTTGGCATTTGTCACAGTCTGGACAACAAGTCGCTGTAATCGAGCGGCGTTGGATCGGGGATCCTGCCCGAATGTAAACTGCCTCCCGAGTAAGAACGAGATTTGGAGTGCCAAGGTCGCGTACCTCTCGCAGCACGCAAGCACCTTTGGTGTGGCTCCCACCAAACCCCCATCTGACATGGAGGCGGTCCAAGAGCGCAAGCGAAGAATGGTGCAGGGCCTAATCGCTACAAATTTGGAACACTACAAGAGTAGTAGCACTGAGCTTGTGATGGGTGAGGCAAAGTTTGTTGGTCCGAAGACGCTTGAAGTACAACTAAACGACGGTGGGACTCGAACACTGAAAGCAGAGCGGATCTTCCTCAACCTGGGAACCCACGCCTCAATTCCCCCGGTCCCGGGCCTCGCAGAGGCTCGGCCCTTAACGAATATTGAGCTTCTTCAACTCGATCGTATCCCCGAGCACCTTATCGTCTTGGGGGGAGGATATGTCGGGCTCGAGTTCGCTCAGGCGTTTCGTCGTTTCGGAAGCCGAGTAACGATCCTGCACCGAGGGTCGCAGTTGTTGACGAACCAGGATGCAGATATCGCTGGCTCTCTACTTGAAACGTTACTCAAAGAGGAAATCGAAGTGATTGCCGTCTCCGAGACTCTGAGGGTGGCGGGGACATCGGGTTCTAGCGTCACTTTGCTCGTAAGAACTGATGCTGGCGAAACCGCGCTTGCAGGAAGCGATATCCTCGTCGCGACCGGCCGAGCCCCGAACACCACCTCAGTAGGTCTAGAGATCGCTGGTGTTCAACTCACTGACCAGGGGTATGTAAAGGTGGATGATCGTCTCCAGACGACCGCTGCGGGTATATGGGCAATCGGGGAATGCGCAGGGAGTCCGCAGTTTACCCATATTTCCTACGATGATTTCCGTGTGATTCGTGACAATCTCGCCGGCATTGATCGGACGACAGCCGGCCGCCTGGTACCCTCCTGTCTCTTCACCGATCCACCGGTCTCGCAGATTGGTTTGACAGAGCAGGAAGCTCGCCGTCGTGGAATACCTGTACGAGTAACCAAGTTACCCATGGCTGCTGTGCTAAGGACGCGAACCCTCGATGAGAGCCACGGGTTCATGAAGGCACTGCTTGAGGTGGGAGGGGACTGCATCCTGGGCTTCTCCATGATTGGACCGGAGGCGGGCGAGGTCATGGCCATCGTGCAAGTAGCAATGCTGGCCGGTCTTCCTTATACAACCTTGCGTGACGCCACATTTACACATCCGACGATGGCCGAAGGCCTCGTCTTTCTCTTTTCACAAGTGGAGCCACGACGTTGACGGTTAGTTAGAGCCCCTCACAAGGGGCTGCGGAGATGGGAGAGGAAGTGCTATGGCAACACACGGATTCGGTGCGCAACTTAGTAATCGAGAGTTTTTCATCAAACGTTGGCAGCAAGAACACTCTGCCTTTGTCAATGTGATCGCGGCACTGCCGATCGATCTTTTGGACTTCCGGCCACATCCTCTTTCGCGTTCAGCGGCACAGCTAGTTGCGCTGCTCATCTCAGCCCAGCGGAGCTGTATTCAACTCTGCGACAACAAAAAGAGCTCATACACTGGGATGCACTGGCAAGAACCAACCACCTTGGATGATCGTCTTCACACTGTGGCAACCTACGAACGCGACCATATCGAATTGAGAGGTCAGCTTGGCGCCTTGGACGATGACAGTTGGAATCATCAAGCCTGGTTGATCCATGGTAAGGACGAAATCCTACTAAGGGATACTTTGGGTGGGCTTCTGTGGATTGCTCTCTTCGATACGGTTCATCACCGCGGCCAGTTGACTACCTACATCCGTCCCATGGGTGGGAAGGTACCGAGCATCTATGGCCCCTCCGCCGACGACCAAAGGGAATGGCACTAATTGGTCGGACGAAGGTCCATTCTTAGGGTCCGCAGCGTCGACGCGTCGGTCATAGTCGTACGCACAACGCCAATCGGAGCAGGAGACTTGCACATGTCGACCGATAACAACGAGAACCACTCAGTACTCTTTCCTCGCCTTGACGCTCAAAGCCTTCGAACGCTTGAGAGAAAAGGTACGGTGCGAAAGACCACGGTGGGTGAGGTCCTGTTCAACCGGGAAACTCTACAGCATGGGCTCTTCGTGGTGCTGAGCGGCAGTATTGATCTCGTCGGCGTTGCAAACGGGCATGAATCCATTATCAGCGTGCTCGCTCAGGGTGAGTTCACGGGCGAGTTGACTCAGCTCTCTGGTCGGAGAAGTCTTGTCTCTTGTCGAGTCTCGACAGCCGGAGAAGTTCTTGAGGTGGATCGTGCATCGTTGCGCCACATCATGCAAACGGATGCCGTCGTCGGCAATCTGCTGCTTAATGCGTTTGTGCAACGAAGAATCTATCTGATAGCGAATGCCGTGGGTGACGCAGTCTTAATCGGCTCAACCCACTCCAGTGACACCCTACGCTTGCGCTCGTTCTTGGTACGTAACGGGCACCCCTATACCTATCTGGACATTGATGAAGATCCCGATATTCAAAGCGTTCTAGATCAGTTTGGTATTGAAGTGGCCGACATTCCGGTTGTGATCTGCAGAGGAGACATGGTTCTGCGTGCTCCTAGCAATGCCGAAGCAGCCGTATGTTTCGACCTGAACGCTGGGGTGGACCAAACGGATGTGTTCGATGCGGTCATCGTTGGAGCTGGACCATCTGGATTGGCGGCTGCAGTCTATGGAGCATCCGAAGGACTCAACGTATTAGTTGTTGAGAGCAACGCTCCTGGTGGGCAAGCAGGATCGAGCTCCCGCATCGAGAATTACCTCGGATTCCCCTTCGGGATTTCGGGACAGGAGCTGGCGGACGCTGCTTACATTCAGGCAGAAAAATTCGGAGCTAGGTTATCCATTGCTCGAAGCGCCTGTACGGTGCAATGCGAGCAGCATCCTTATCGGATCAAGCTCGATGACGGAACTTTGATCCAGACCCGAACTGTTGTCGTTGCCACCGGATCTCGTTATCGTCGATTGGATATCCCTAATGTCGCTCGCTTTGATGGTAATGGAGTCTATTACGGGGCGACACAACTTGAGGCTCCTCTGTGTCAAGGCGAAGCCGTCGTAATTGTCGGAGGCGGAAATTCTGCCGGGCAAGCCGCGATCTTCCTTTCGAGTTTCGCGACTAAAGTCTATCTGCTTGTCCGTGGGCCAAATCTCAAGACCAACATGTCCAAATACCTGATCTCAAGAATTGAGGCTTCGCCAAAGATCATCCTTAAGACGCGCACGACTGTAGTGGCTCTGGAAGGTGGAGACAGGTTGGAGGGCATCCGTTGGATGGATCACTTGACAGGCGAATCGGAAGACCATGAGGTCCGGCGCCTATTCATGATGGCTGGGGCCGACCCAAACACAAGCTGGGTAAGCGGCTGCCTTTCCTTGGACACTAAGGGATTCATAAAGACGGGTACGAGCGTGCTTGCAGACTGGAGTCTCCAGCGTGCTCCCTATCCCCTAGAGACAAATGTGCCAGGAGTGTTTGCTGTAGGAGACGTAAGGGCGGAAAGCGTAAAGAGGGTAGCGTCGGCCGTGGGAGAAGGTTCCATGTGTATCCAGTTCGTTCATCGTGCACTGGCGAATCAATGATCGCAAACCAGACAGACAGAGAGCAATTTCTTTTGACAAACGCTGGCGGCTTCCGCAAAGACCTCCCCCTCGAAGAGATCCTATCGTTGGAATCAGCTTCCGGAGAAATCATGACCTTCACTGACACAATCACTCTACGAAACGCCGAGTTTGCCAAGGAACGGTATTCGTCTGATCTGAAGATTATCCCCTCAGCGAAGACCATCATCATCGGGTGCCTCGATCCCAGGGTCGATCCGGTAGACGTCTTCGGTTTGAAGTCGGGGGAGGCAGCGATTTACAGAAATCTTGGCGGCAGGATCAATCCTGCCCTCGTCGAAGCCATGGTCTTGCTTCCGATCGTGACCAGAGCCGCAGGCCAAGAGATGGGCGTAGGGTGGGACCTCATCATTCTCCACCATACCGAGTGCGGCATTATCGGTTGTTATAAACACGCGCCTGATCTGCTCGCAGTCCATCTTGGTGTTAGCAGGCCCCAACTCGATCTGATGGCGA
Coding sequences:
- a CDS encoding alpha/beta hydrolase gives rise to the protein MSVKSQETIQDADNLKIFFRSWRPETKARATIVIVPGFNAHSGYYEDVAEHLVADGLSVYAVDLRGRGNSEGERFFVESFDDYVSDVEAVMEIVKTREPAFPMFMLGHSAGGVVACLYTLDHPADLTGLICESFAHELPAPEFVLSVFKGLSHLAPHAHILHLPNERFSRDPVAVAAMNNDPLIENETQPTQTMAAMVRADERLKQDFPQITLPVLILHGTEDKNTRPSGSQHFYDNAGSSDKTLKFYDGGFHDLLNDVDKDVVLADIIAWINGHLVATAHIPEELPALAH
- a CDS encoding DinB family protein, which encodes MATHGFGAQLSNREFFIKRWQQEHSAFVNVIAALPIDLLDFRPHPLSRSAAQLVALLISAQRSCIQLCDNKKSSYTGMHWQEPTTLDDRLHTVATYERDHIELRGQLGALDDDSWNHQAWLIHGKDEILLRDTLGGLLWIALFDTVHHRGQLTTYIRPMGGKVPSIYGPSADDQREWH
- a CDS encoding FAD-dependent oxidoreductase, whose product is MSTDNNENHSVLFPRLDAQSLRTLERKGTVRKTTVGEVLFNRETLQHGLFVVLSGSIDLVGVANGHESIISVLAQGEFTGELTQLSGRRSLVSCRVSTAGEVLEVDRASLRHIMQTDAVVGNLLLNAFVQRRIYLIANAVGDAVLIGSTHSSDTLRLRSFLVRNGHPYTYLDIDEDPDIQSVLDQFGIEVADIPVVICRGDMVLRAPSNAEAAVCFDLNAGVDQTDVFDAVIVGAGPSGLAAAVYGASEGLNVLVVESNAPGGQAGSSSRIENYLGFPFGISGQELADAAYIQAEKFGARLSIARSACTVQCEQHPYRIKLDDGTLIQTRTVVVATGSRYRRLDIPNVARFDGNGVYYGATQLEAPLCQGEAVVIVGGGNSAGQAAIFLSSFATKVYLLVRGPNLKTNMSKYLISRIEASPKIILKTRTTVVALEGGDRLEGIRWMDHLTGESEDHEVRRLFMMAGADPNTSWVSGCLSLDTKGFIKTGTSVLADWSLQRAPYPLETNVPGVFAVGDVRAESVKRVASAVGEGSMCIQFVHRALANQ
- a CDS encoding FAD-dependent oxidoreductase, which translates into the protein MDRGSCPNVNCLPSKNEIWSAKVAYLSQHASTFGVAPTKPPSDMEAVQERKRRMVQGLIATNLEHYKSSSTELVMGEAKFVGPKTLEVQLNDGGTRTLKAERIFLNLGTHASIPPVPGLAEARPLTNIELLQLDRIPEHLIVLGGGYVGLEFAQAFRRFGSRVTILHRGSQLLTNQDADIAGSLLETLLKEEIEVIAVSETLRVAGTSGSSVTLLVRTDAGETALAGSDILVATGRAPNTTSVGLEIAGVQLTDQGYVKVDDRLQTTAAGIWAIGECAGSPQFTHISYDDFRVIRDNLAGIDRTTAGRLVPSCLFTDPPVSQIGLTEQEARRRGIPVRVTKLPMAAVLRTRTLDESHGFMKALLEVGGDCILGFSMIGPEAGEVMAIVQVAMLAGLPYTTLRDATFTHPTMAEGLVFLFSQVEPRR
- a CDS encoding alpha/beta fold hydrolase is translated as MDMLKVKDGTSIYYKDWGTGQPIVFSHGWRLTADAWDAQMLFFGEQGYRVVAHDRRGHGRSGQSWNGNDMDTYADDLSELIEKLNLKDAVLVGHSTGGGEVARYLGRHGSKRISKAVLISAVTPFMLETPDHPGAPMSVFDGLRQGVVNNRAEFFRGLSVPFYGYNRPDAKVSEGIRNSFWLQGMLGSVKGELDSIKAFSETDFREDLKKITIPTLILQGDDDQIVPLQISSPLTAKLVKNSTLKIYPGQPHGLCTTFADQVNADVLAFIKA
- a CDS encoding NAD(P)-binding protein; the encoded protein is MERKFVMNVENYENVVIGSGEGGKYLAWHLSQSGQQVAVIERRWIGDPARM
- a CDS encoding carbonic anhydrase; this encodes MTFTDTITLRNAEFAKERYSSDLKIIPSAKTIIIGCLDPRVDPVDVFGLKSGEAAIYRNLGGRINPALVEAMVLLPIVTRAAGQEMGVGWDLIILHHTECGIIGCYKHAPDLLAVHLGVSRPQLDLMAIGDPRKAVAMDVEAYRSNEDIPGGFMISGLVYDVATGLIEVVVPPSRLRLGA